Proteins encoded in a region of the Triticum dicoccoides isolate Atlit2015 ecotype Zavitan chromosome 3A, WEW_v2.0, whole genome shotgun sequence genome:
- the LOC119271150 gene encoding WUSCHEL-related homeobox 10-like: protein MDQHHHGQAPAHGGGRSSEGGEPTTTRSRWAPKPEQILILESIFNSGMVNPAKDETARIRLLLERFGAVRDANVFYWFQNRRSRSRRRARKLQQSCGGTGDADQLPSNAAAGHGYHGIGTSPYNTMQYGQLGGGVSAAAAAVNTAPRFLVDDAEGGDDLFAIPRQMGLMARGGENQYGYPATDASQLSYQATVPGTTMPVFINGTVYEVPSTGALDVEGTFGPDVILVHSSGEILPVNERGVLMKSLQMGECYYLVFRSI, encoded by the exons ATGGACCAGCACCACCACGGCCAAGCTCCCGCACACGGCGGCGGCCGCAGCAGTGAGGGGGGCGAGCCGACCACGACACGGTCCCGGTGGGCGCCCAAGCCGGAGCAGATCCTGATCCTGGAGTCCATCTTCAACAGCGGGATGGTGAAcccggccaaagatgagacggcgcGCATCCGCCTCCTCCTCGAGCGCTTCGGCGCTGTCCGTGACGCCAACGTGTTCTACTGGTTTCAGAACCGCCGCTCCCGCTCTCGCCGCCGTGCCCGCAAGCTCCAGCAGTCCTGCGGCGGCACCGGGGACGCGGACCAGCTCCCCTCCAACGCAGCTGCCGGACATGGCTACCACGGCATCGGCACCTCTCCCTACAACACCATGCAGTACGGACAGCTGGGCGGCGGTGTTTCGGCGGCCGCGGCCGCGGTCAACACGGCGCCCCGTTTCTTGGTAGATGACGCCGAGGGCGGAGACGATCTTTTCGCCATCCCCCGGCAAATGGGCCTCATGGCACGCGGTGGCGAAAACCAGTATGGTTACCCGGCTACCGACGCATCGCAACTAAGCTACCAAGCAACTG TTCCAGGGACGACGATGCCGGTGTTCATCAATGGCACGGTATACGAGGTGCCAAGCACCGGCGCATTGGACGTGGAAGGTACGTTCGGGCCTGACGTGATTCTGGTGCACTCCTCCGGCGAGATCCTCCCAGTGAACGAGCGCGGCGTCCTCATGAAGAGCCTGCAAATGGGCGAATGTTATTACCTG GTATTCAGATCGATCTAA